Genomic DNA from Mesorhizobium sp. 131-2-1:
GCCTTTGGCAAGGACGAGGTCTATCTCGAAAAGCTGATCGAGCGCGCCCGCCATGTCGAGGTGCAGGTGCTGGGCGACACGCATGGCAATGCCGTGCATCTGTTCGAACGCGACTGCTCGATCCAGCGGCGCAACCAGAAGGTCGTCGAGCGCGCGCCGGCGCCCTATCTCAGCGAGGCGCTGCGCCAGGAGCTGTGCGGCTATGCGCTGAAGATCGCGAACGAGACCAGCTACATCGGCGCCGGCACGGTCGAGTTCCTGCAGGACGCCGACACCGGCAAGTTCTACTTCATCGAGGTCAATCCGCGCATCCAGGTCGAGCACACCGTCACCGAAATGGTGACCGGCATCGACATTGTCAAAGCGCAGATCCACATCCTCGACGGCTTCGCCATCGGCACGCCGGAATCGGGCGTGCCGGCGCAAAAGGACATCAGGCTGAACGGCCACGCGCTGCAGTGCCGCATCACCACCGAGGATCCGGAGCACAATTTCATCCCGGACTACGGCCGCATCACCGCCTATCGCGGCGCGACCGGCTTCGGCATCCGGCTCGACGGCGGCACCGCCTATTCGGGCGCCGTCATCACCCGCTTCTACGATCCGCTGCTGGAGAAGGTGACGGCCTGGGCGCCGACGCCGGCCGAGACGATCGCGCGCATGAACCGGGCGCTGCGCGAGTTCCGCATCCGCGGCGTGGCGACCAACCTGACCTTCCTCGAAGCGATCATCAATCACCCGAGCTTCGCCGACAATTCCTACACGACCAAGTTCATCGACACGACGCCGGAGCTGTTCCAGCAGGTGAAGCGGCAGGACCGTGCCACCAAGCTGCTCAACTACCTCGCCGACGTCAGCGTCAACGGCCATCCCGAGACGCGCGGCCGGCCGATGCCCAAGGCAGACGCGGCGGCACCCGTGGTGCCCTATCTCAACGGCAAGGTGCCGGACGGCAGCAAGCAGAAGCTCGACGCGCTCGGTCCGGAAAAATTCGCCGCCTGGATGCGTGCGCAGAAAGAGGTGCTGGTCACCGACACGACGATGCGCGACGGGCACCAGTCGCTGCTTGCCACCCGCATGCGCACGCATGACATCGCCGGCATCGCCGGCACCTATGCGCGGGCGCTGCCGCAGCTGCTGTCGCTCGAATGCTGGGGCGGCGCGACCTTCGACGTCGCCATGCGCTTCCTCACCGAGGATCCGTGGGAGCGGCTGGGCAAAGTGCGCGAGGCCGCGCCCAACCTTTTGCTGCAGATGCTTTTGCGCGGCGCCAATGGCGTCGGCTACACCAACTATCCCGACAATGTCGTGCAGCATTTCGTCAAGCAGGCAGCGGACGGCGGCGTCGATCTGTTCCGCGTCTTCGACTGTCTGAACTGGGTCGAGAACATGCGCGTCGCCATGGATGCGGTCGGCGCCGAGGGCAAGCTGATCGAAGCGGCGATGTGCTATACCGGCGATATACTCGATCCGGCGCGGGCCAAATACGACCTCAAATACTATGTCGGGCTGGCGAAGGAACTCGAGGCCGCAGGCGCCCATATCATCGCCGTCAAGGACATGGCCGGGCTGCTCAAGCCATCAGCGGCGCGCGCGCTATTCAAGGCGCTGCGCGAGGCAACCGACCTGCCGATCCATTTCCATACGCACGATACGTCCGGCCTGTCGGCGGCGACGGTGCTGGCGGCGGTGGAGACCGGCGTCGACGCGGTCGACGCGGCGATGGATTCCTTCTCCGGCAACACCTCGCAGCCCTGCCTCGGCTCGATCGTCGAGGCGCTGAAGGGCACCGAGCGCGATCCCGGGCTAGACCCGCAATGGATCCGCAAGATCTCGTTCTACTGGGAAGCGGTGCGCAACCAGTACGCGGCCTTCGAGAGCGATCTCAAGGGGCCGGCGTCGGAGGTCTATCTGCACGAAATGCCCGGCGGGCAGTTCACCAACCTCAAGGAACAGGCGCGCTCGCTGGGTCTTGAAACACGCTGGCACGAGGTGGCGCAGGCCTATCACGACGTCAACCTGATGTTCGGCGATATCGTCAAGGTGACGCCGTCCTCCAAGGTCGTCGGCGACATGGCGCTGATGATGATAAGCCAGGATCTCACCGTCGCCGATGTCGAGAACCCGGCGCGCGACATCGCCTTCCCCGATTCGGTGGTCTCGATGCTGCGCGGCGATCTCGGCCAGTCGCCCGGCGGCTGGCCGCCGGCGCTGCAGAAGAAGGCGCTGAAGGGCGACAAGCCGATCACCGTGCGGCCAGGCTCGCTGCTGAAAGCCGCCGACCTCAAGGCCAGCCGCAAGGACATCGAGCAGAAGCTGGAGCGCAAGCTCAGCGAGTTCGAGTTCGCCTCGTGGCTGATGTATCCGAAGGTCTTCACCGACTTCGCTGCGGCGCAGGAAACCTATGGGCCGGTCAGCGTGCTGCCGACGCCGACCTATTTCTACGGCATGAAGTCGGAAGACGAGATCTTCGTCGACATCGAGAAGGGCAAGACGCTGGTGGTGCGCTGCCTTGCCATCGGCGACGTCGACGAGAAGGGCATGGTCACCGTGTTCTTCGAGCTCAACGGCCAGCCGCGGCGCGTCAAGGTGCCGGACCGCGCGCATGGGGCGTCGGCCGCCAAGGCGCGGCGCAAAGCGGAGCCGGGCAACGAGGCGCATGTCGGGGCGCCGATGCCGGGCGTGGTCTCCGCGCTTGCCGTCGCCGCCGGCCAGGCGGTCAAGGCTGGGGACGTGCTGCTGTCGATCGAGGCGATGAAGATGGAGACGGCGCTGCATGCCGAGCGCGACGGCGTGGTCGCCGAAGTGCTGGTCAAGGCCGGCGACCAGATCGATGCCAAGGATCTGCTGATCGCTTTCAACTGACGGCAAGATCGGTGCGTGAAGGCCGGCTGACGGCAGCCGTTCATGCCGCACCGATAATGTCTTGACCCAACGCGCCTGCTCGGGCATCGAACCCGCTCCAATTTGCCGGCCGACTTTTGCGAGTCGCCGGTAGCCAACGACGCGGAGAGAAAAATGGCCGACGACATCACCGAGACCAGCCAGACTGTTGCCGCCGGCCAGCTGCGTGCCTTCATCGAGCGCATCGAGCGGCTCGAGGAAGAG
This window encodes:
- the pyc gene encoding pyruvate carboxylase, producing the protein MAITKILVANRSEIAIRVFRAANELGLKTVAIWAEEDKYSLHRFKADESYQVGRGPHLAKDMGPIESYLSIDEVIRVARLSGADAIHPGYGLLSESPEFAEACATAGITFIGPKPETMRRLGNKVAARNLAIEVGVPVVPATDPLPDDMEAVKELAKGIGYPVMLKASWGGGGRGMRAIRAEVDLAREVMEGKREAKAAFGKDEVYLEKLIERARHVEVQVLGDTHGNAVHLFERDCSIQRRNQKVVERAPAPYLSEALRQELCGYALKIANETSYIGAGTVEFLQDADTGKFYFIEVNPRIQVEHTVTEMVTGIDIVKAQIHILDGFAIGTPESGVPAQKDIRLNGHALQCRITTEDPEHNFIPDYGRITAYRGATGFGIRLDGGTAYSGAVITRFYDPLLEKVTAWAPTPAETIARMNRALREFRIRGVATNLTFLEAIINHPSFADNSYTTKFIDTTPELFQQVKRQDRATKLLNYLADVSVNGHPETRGRPMPKADAAAPVVPYLNGKVPDGSKQKLDALGPEKFAAWMRAQKEVLVTDTTMRDGHQSLLATRMRTHDIAGIAGTYARALPQLLSLECWGGATFDVAMRFLTEDPWERLGKVREAAPNLLLQMLLRGANGVGYTNYPDNVVQHFVKQAADGGVDLFRVFDCLNWVENMRVAMDAVGAEGKLIEAAMCYTGDILDPARAKYDLKYYVGLAKELEAAGAHIIAVKDMAGLLKPSAARALFKALREATDLPIHFHTHDTSGLSAATVLAAVETGVDAVDAAMDSFSGNTSQPCLGSIVEALKGTERDPGLDPQWIRKISFYWEAVRNQYAAFESDLKGPASEVYLHEMPGGQFTNLKEQARSLGLETRWHEVAQAYHDVNLMFGDIVKVTPSSKVVGDMALMMISQDLTVADVENPARDIAFPDSVVSMLRGDLGQSPGGWPPALQKKALKGDKPITVRPGSLLKAADLKASRKDIEQKLERKLSEFEFASWLMYPKVFTDFAAAQETYGPVSVLPTPTYFYGMKSEDEIFVDIEKGKTLVVRCLAIGDVDEKGMVTVFFELNGQPRRVKVPDRAHGASAAKARRKAEPGNEAHVGAPMPGVVSALAVAAGQAVKAGDVLLSIEAMKMETALHAERDGVVAEVLVKAGDQIDAKDLLIAFN